Genomic segment of Deltaproteobacteria bacterium:
GCGAGGATCGCCGCCTGGAGGCAGGGCGAACTCCTTCCCGACGCAGGTACCGCCTCGCGCCGCGTAGAAGGCCTGCGCGTCGGTGTTCTGTTCGAGTACCCACAGGTACAAGCCCGACGAGGGCGTCCGTTCGACGACGGCCTGCGCGATCAGGCTCAACAGGCGGGTCCCGATGCCGCGTCTCGTCAGTCCATGTGCCACATGGAGGTTGTCGAGGAGGGCGCCCCAGGTCGGGTCCTCGCCGAGAACGCCGTGTGCGAACCCCACGACGACGCCGTCGCGCGCGGCGATGATTGTGCATGTCTCCGGTAGGGGGTCGCTGAGACGCCCGATCCATACGGACAGACGGTCCTGGACGACGTCGCCGTCCAGAAAGGCGTCGGAGTACGCGCCTCGATAGTGCCGCCGCCAGCTGTCGGCATGGAGCCTGGCGACGGCCCGTGCGTCGATCGCACACGCCGATCGGAACCGAACGTCGTCAAGATCGATCAAGACCGTTCCCCGAGCCATATCGGACTCTGGAGACTTGGGCCGTGACGAGTGGCCCGTACTTCGTACCTCGTACCCGACACTAGGAAGCGGCAGGAAGCGGCGCGCATCCCCACCCAGGCTGTGCGTAGGGCCGGATCTGGCCCCGGTGGTGGCGGAGGTGCTGCGTCGCCTCGCGGCGTGATCAGACACCCTGGTAGGTGCCCCGCGGTCACGGAGCATCGCAGCCGCAGACCTCCAATTGAGGAGTGCCGACGAACTGGGAATGGCATGCGGATC
This window contains:
- a CDS encoding GNAT family N-acetyltransferase, yielding MARGTVLIDLDDVRFRSACAIDARAVARLHADSWRRHYRGAYSDAFLDGDVVQDRLSVWIGRLSDPLPETCTIIAARDGVVVGFAHGVLGEDPTWGALLDNLHVAHGLTRRGIGTRLLSLIAQAVVERTPSSGLYLWVLEQNTDAQAFYAARGGTCVGKEFALPPGGDPRRLNGAPVKLRYAWPYPSKLLAGA